Below is a genomic region from Trichoderma asperellum chromosome 2, complete sequence.
TCCCAAAAGCTAGTGCAAAAAACCACTAAAGCGCCAACGCTTACAGCAGCCTACAGACAGCAAATTGAAACCACCGATAACGATAAAGCAAAAAAGTTTCCAATTGAGCCTGGCCTGCGAACCACCTCCATCCCGTCGCAGCAACACAGTCCAGGAAAATATACCAGCCCCATCAAAGCCACAATGGCTGTCCTCGGCAAGCGCAAGGCTCCCGAGCCGACAATATCATCAGAAGACGCACAGGAAATCTTTCGGCGACACTTTGAGGCCCAGTTCCTCCCGCTGGAAGAGCAGGAAAAGAGCAAGGCGCAAAAGGTGCGGAGGAacgaagatgaggacgaggaagaagatgaggacgatAGCGATGGCAGCGGAGAAGATGAATGGGACGGCGTGTCGGGCGATGAAATAtcagacgaagacgacgacgagttggacgatgatgacgaggaggaagaggacgaagaTGGTAGGTCTTGGAACGACAGAATCCATCTTTTATCTCGATGGATATTATATACTGACTCCGATCCTCAAGACGCTCCCATCATCGAAGTGGTAGACCACTCCGCCCCGCAAAGCTCCAAAGCAAACACAATGTCCAAACGCGAACTCAAAGCCTTCATGGTCAGTTCCCCCCTCTATCCTCCAATCTAAAACCAAGTAAAACCACCCTCCCAAAATGCTAACCCATAAAATCCTACAGTCCTCCCGCCCACCAGATCaaacctcctcctcctcctccaacaAACCCGCACCCACACCATCCTCCTCAAAATCATCTTCCTCCCTCCCCGAAGAcgccccctccctcctcgccCAGGACCTCGAGCTCCGCCGCCTCATCTCCGAATCCCACCTCCTCCAGACCAACCGCCCGCTCTCCCTCTCCGCCGCCCTGTCGACGACTTCTTCCGGCCCCGCCGAACCAAAGGCCTTTGCCTCGGGCCGCGTCCGCCAAAAGGCCCTCGACCTCCGTATCCAGGCGCTCGGCTCGAAGATGTCCATCCACAAGCAGGAGAAGATGCCCATGCACATGCGCAAGGGCAtcactgccgctgctgtggAGAGGGAGGCTAAGCGCAGGCGTGAGGCTAAGGAGAGCGGCGTCATCTTGGAAAGGGAAacgggaaagaagaagaagagagataggaggggtggtggtggtggtgatggtggagGATTTGGGCCAGCGGTTGGAAGGCTCAAGGGCGCAGAGCTTCGGATAAGCGAGAGAGACGTCAAGAAGATTGAGGGGACGAGAGATACGTTTGGCAGAAGAGGCGGGAAGGATTCCGGAAGAAAGGGAGGGAAGAGGTAGATGATGTTATTCGGAGACTAACGCAAGATACCATGTCACTTTACACGGTGATGAGATGCAACATTGGATGGATAAAAGTACGATTGTTAGCACGACAAGTCATATATTGGAGCCTTAATCTTTTTCGCAAATAGATAATAGCAATTTTTGTTTTCGTGTCTATCAATTCCCGCGCACCTCAAAAGCACTACTAACAAGGGAGCCTCCTGCAAGAAGACTCTCCCATAAGCTGACAttgaataataaatagtatatgtatatatatacagacAGCGTCATTTTCACTCTCCGTCACACGCAGAACCTCCCTTTCACTTCTCTTTCTATCGCCCAAAGCCCGAAAGGAATCAgaagattattaataatcctGCTGAAGATCCGAGCCTGAGCCCATTGTATTTAAAGAGCAAACTTGTGGTTGCAGCcgtaaaaaaaaggatattcCGAGCATAAGacgcataaaaaaaaaaggtaagagTGAatgagagagatggaagaaagtGATAtcaagaaggaaagaaaaacaaacatGAAATCCCCTAAACCGAGATCCATAGAACATGAAATATATCGTGACGCAAATAAAtgagaaaaatagaaaataaaataaaagtcaTATGGGAATAGAACAGATAAAACACTCTACATGGCACCACCAGCGTTGATGGGAGTGGGATGGCTAATGGTCATTGGCATGCTAAGAGTCTGGAGACTGTTGAAGCTATGACTGGATGTCATGGTGGTTTGAGGCGAGATCGTGCCGCTGGAAACGGCGGCGTTGATAGAACCGGGAACAAAGGCCGATTCCGATGTAGGCGATGCTTCCTCGACAGATCCAAGTTGCTCTTCGCCAGAGaactcttcctcttcctcggcagAAAGATGCAATGAACCCTCGCCACCGTCCTCACGGCTGTGGGTGCGCTTGTGTCTACGAAAGTTTTAAGTCAGCATATGGTATTTTGCATATGGGACAAGGTTTAGGGGGGAAACATACTGTGCGAGGTTATCTGATCGAGAGAAAGCTTTGCTGCAGTGAGGGCAGATGTATGGCTTCtcttgtgtgtgtgttcgGACGtggctataaaataattcgTTAGCTAAATTCTGGGTGAGACTATGCTGTTgaggcgagagcgagagcttACCGCTTGAGGTGCTCGAGACGCTTGAACAGTCGGCCACAAGTGGGGATCGGGCAAGAGTGAGACTTGTGAGGATAAGGGCCGAGCTCCATCACCGTAGCGGATCGGGCACGTCGAACGATACCACCAGCCATCATAGGACGGCCATCAGCGGACATATCGTCACTGATATGAGAAAAATCGTGCTGCAGAGCCATGGGGTGAACCGCGGGGCTGCCATGTCTTGACATGTCCATGAGATCCTTGTGCTGAGAGTTGGCATACGACAGGTTGGAAGGCGAGTTGCCGGTGGATTCTTCACCCTCAGCGACGGGTCCCATGGAGACGGAGACAGACCGACGCAGATCCGATGGCCTGTGAGGAGCCGAAGGGGTCGATGTGGGTGCGATGCCAGACATGGAGGTGGGGATTGAGGTGCGGCGTCTTCGCTGCTTGTAGGTAGGAGATCCCTCAATCACGGAGTAAATGTTGTTTGCGCCGTAGGAGCGAGGGAACTGCGGACCAGCAAGGTGAGATGGCATCTGAACCATTCCACCAAGACCCGACATGCCGGACATGTGGTCAGGGATGACGGAGTAGAGGCCAGTCTCCTCGTTGGCGATGTAGGCGGGCTCGGCAGTCATGCCAAGAGCCTGCTGGGGAGGAGTAATGGGCTCAAACGACAAACCTCGGTTGCTGTAATCCTCATAGCCCGAGGACACAAAGGAGGGAGCAGGCGAGTACTCCAGGCCGTAGGCGGGCATGGAAGAGTGTCGGTGGTGGCTGTGAGTAATGGGAATGCCATTCTGGTTGTAGTGGACGCGAGTGAAATCAGCCTCCCTCTTGACAGCCGCAAGCTGCTGGGGAACGGCCGGAGCCATGCCCATGGTGTCGTAGGGGACCATTGTCTCCATGCTTTCAGCCAAAGGGGCCATGGTGTGAGGAATGATGCTCGGGGGAGGCATGGAGTCCATGGCCCTCATGACGGGAGAGGTCGACTGGCTCTGGTTGAATGAGGACTGCTGGGCGTTGAAGGAAGACGAGTTGGCCTGCTGGCTTTTGGTGAGCTGCTCGTAGAGCGACTGTGAAGAGTCGTACTGGAAGGACAGGGCAGGCTCGCTGACAGCGACAGTGGTGGCCTCCTGGCCCATCTTCTCTCGCTTCAAGTCTCGCTCCAGCGCATCCAAGAAGAGACGGTCGTGGGGCACGCTGTACCAGTAGAagaccttttgcttcttctgggtACGAATGCAGTTGTTTTTGTAGAGAAAGTCGAGGAAAGCGCTCTTTGGTTCCTCCAGGGAGGCATCTGTTCCTGACTTGAGATTTCGGAGATCGGAGAAGATTCCCTCCTCGAACTTTTTGGAGTTCTTGACGGGGCGGCCAAAGGCCTGGAATCTGAATGAGAGGCATCGCACAATATCCGTGCCAGAGATGTGGAAGAGATTGTTCCACAGCACACAAGAGACATACTCGCCCGTGGGCAGGAGAAACCGTCGGATATACTGATCAGGCTGCCAGTCGACTGGAGCGGAGATGAGGAAGTACTTTAGGTTGTCTACCTGCTGGAGGGCGACCTGTGCGTCGTGAGGGAGAGCCTGCTGGGCTTCGGTGCTCAGCATGAACGTCTCAGGCTTTTGAGGCGCAATGGCCGGGTGTTGTGAATACATGATTTGCGAGTTGTGGCGATGCGCTGTGATCCAGGCGATGGGTCAGCAGTTGGAGGGCGTGAGAGGCAGCCGGTTGGGAACCTAGATCAGCTTGGCCAATGCaattggcgatggcggaTATCGAGTCCCTGCGGCTTTCTAGGTTGCGCGCCGTAATTGGCGATTTTGCGCGCAGAGTGTGGATACACACAGAGAGTTAAGGAAATATCAAATGAAAGGCGCTGCCCGAGTGTCGCGAAACGTGGCGGTTCGACGCGATGTTGATGTGTGTGAGAGACCAGCTCGAAACGACTGAAAGAGGTTGCACAGCAAAAAGGAAGGACCAAACAGCAGCGTCAAGCGAATGTATGGGCGCGTCCAAAAAGCGAACCGtcaaggcgatgatgatgatgctgttgatgctgatgatgcttcCGTGGCAGGGAGGACTGCAGAGACAGTCGCAGCCGAATTAAATGCGTATAGAAACGAAGGAACCAGCAGAGTCGGCAAAACCCCGCGACAGAGTCGTGTCTTGTCTTGGAGCGTTCGTTTTTGGACGAGATATGAGACGAGTGACGGCGGCGACTTGGCGCGCGATGAGGGACAGCCTGGCCCAacgcgaagaagaaatgaatagaataagaagaaaagagagggcaCCAGAGGATTCTGTGCGGCTCCGAATAAAACGGGAAAATGCAGAGGAAGGggtggaggcggaggagaagaagcgaaagggCAGAAAAACGTTGAAAT
It encodes:
- a CDS encoding uncharacterized protein (EggNog:ENOG41) translates to MAVLGKRKAPEPTISSEDAQEIFRRHFEAQFLPLEEQEKSKAQKVRRNEDEDEEEDEDDSDGSGEDEWDGVSGDEISDEDDDELDDDDEEEEDEDDAPIIEVVDHSAPQSSKANTMSKRELKAFMSSRPPDQTSSSSSNKPAPTPSSSKSSSSLPEDAPSLLAQDLELRRLISESHLLQTNRPLSLSAALSTTSSGPAEPKAFASGRVRQKALDLRIQALGSKMSIHKQEKMPMHMRKGITAAAVEREAKRRREAKESGVILERETGKKKKRDRRGGGGGDGGGFGPAVGRLKGAELRISERDVKKIEGTRDTFGRRGGKDSGRKGGKR